From the Entelurus aequoreus isolate RoL-2023_Sb linkage group LG24, RoL_Eaeq_v1.1, whole genome shotgun sequence genome, the window ttgaaaacaatgggaaattttgaggagtccttcctctgttgacgtcacgctacttccggtacaggcaaggctttttttatcagcgaccaaaagttgcaactttatcgtcgatgttctctactaaatcctttcagcaaaaatatggcaacatcgcgaaatgatcaagtatgacacatagaatggatctgctatccccgtttaaatacaaaaaaatcatttcagtaggcctttaatgtcccatttgtatattttatttgtgAACAGTGTTCTTTTAATTGATTTTCCAGAAGAGCTATATTACAGTGAAAAGATCCATGTTGTCTACACCTATGTTAAACCATAAATGTGATATCAGCATATTTTGACCAAATCTTTAAGTACCACAGCAAGGATCAGCAAAGCAAAGTCCTCCACTATCAGCCTAATGAGAGATGTGCCATCTCATCCTCATCCAACCTAATGATCTCAAGGGCTGATGAATCAGTGTGGAAAAGTGTGAGGTGGTTAATTTGAATAGAGacagtgggggtggggggttgaaTGGATTTTCAGGTGGGCCCAAATAGGTGAGAAGTATGCAAGTATGTGTATGGGAGTTGAGAGAGGGACTTTTCACCATTTGACAGTTACTCTTCATCAGTAATATGTACTGAATAAATGGTGCGACTAAAGAAAATCAATCACCTTTTTTTTCATGATCAACGGCAAAAATGGCAGGAATGGAAACAATCAGAAAAAGAGACCACAAATCAAGAAATTATGTATGGACTCATAAGctgtttttggggggttttttgtaTTACAGGACAGGACCATTGCAGCAAATTGCTGTCCCCAAACACCAGATGAGATAGACATCTCAGAGAGTATTCTCAGCGATCAGCTAGAGATTACTAGCAGTGACCTTAAGGATTCATCTTCTCCCACTGAAGAGGAATTATATGTGTGTGAAATGGTAATTATTGGTTTTATTAGGGTACAAGTGTAAGAGGTGGTTAAATACATATATGATATCTTTGTGAtatgataatgatgataattttgatgattatgacaGCTTATGAAAACCCCAAATTCAAAATCTCAGAAAATTTTAATAATTACATATAATCACTAAAAAAAAGGATTTATATGTGAAAAGTATAATCATGCATACTGTATGTACTCAGTACTTGGTTTGGGCCCCCTTTGCATGAATTAATGcttcaatgcggcgtggcatggataCTATCAGTAATTCAGTAAGGTAAGGCGAAAAGGGTCCAACATTTCTGTTTggggttttcataagctgtaagccataatcatcaaaattataacaaataaaggcttgaaatgtctcactttgcatgtaatgagtctATATAATGTATTAGTTTCACTGCAATTTTAATTACTGAAATATATGAACTTTTGcaaaatattcattttttttcgAGTTTCACCTGTACATGAAAACTTTGTACAAATAGGTAACGCAGGCAtgaatttattatattattttttttattaataatacaatttctttctcttttttttcagaCAACTGAGCCACGCGTTTCTCTTTCTCTGGAAACATCAGATGAAGAACACCAACAAGCAGAAGAAGACGAAAAAGTAACACGCACAAGAAAACCACCTTCAAAAATGGATAAAACTGTTCATGAAAGTAACCCTCAACAACGTCATATAAACGTGAAAATGTCCTCAAACAAGGAACACCAGCGGATATATGACAAGAATAATTACTGCCTTTACTGTGAGAAGCTGTTTGCAAAGCTCACAAGACATCTGAAGCAAAAGCACGCTGATAAGGTTGAAGTAGCTAAGGCACTTGCACACAGGTAAGGTTCCACACAGCACCGTCTTCTGCTGGAGAAAATACGAAATATGGGGAATTACCACCATAACTGTTCAGTGCTATCCTCTGG encodes:
- the LOC133641631 gene encoding uncharacterized protein LOC133641631 isoform X1: MSQKGIISRMLSRTLEECPTMEECLQAIKCFTRPSNFTGTTNMSGHKNKNGDRTIAANCCPQTPDEIDISESILSDQLEITSSDLKDSSSPTEEELYVCEMTTEPRVSLSLETSDEEHQQAEEDEKVTRTRKPPSKMDKTVHESNPQQRHINVKMSSNKEHQRIYDKNNYCLYCEKLFAKLTRHLKQKHADKVEVAKALAHR
- the LOC133641631 gene encoding uncharacterized protein LOC133641631 isoform X2; translated protein: MSQKGIISRMLSRTLEECPTMEECLQAIKCFTRPSNFTGTTNMSGHKNKNGDRTIAANCCPQTPDEIDISESILSDQLEITSSDLKDSSSPTEEELYTTEPRVSLSLETSDEEHQQAEEDEKVTRTRKPPSKMDKTVHESNPQQRHINVKMSSNKEHQRIYDKNNYCLYCEKLFAKLTRHLKQKHADKVEVAKALAHR